In the Streptomyces sp. f51 genome, one interval contains:
- a CDS encoding HAMP domain-containing sensor histidine kinase, which yields MSGRRRPRTQRRRARQPRTLRSRLVVSAVALIAVVCAMIGTVTTIALDRHLYKQLESQVTDAGRRLTGPPGNLRGANPGDASQDPGKPNGDGAPASLPGSSDENRLDVFVTMGGTQTKTIAAQVGTDGAVDEAVVAAEQSSSSVGFQRMKPVALNNAQKAALASVAKDGDPHTTDIPSLGEYYVMYVTGAHGSYYVALPTAAVNNTVNTLILVEASITGAGLVAASIAGTVIVGLALRPLRKVAATATRVSELPLHTGEVTLYERVPESESDPHTEVGQVGAALNRMLDHIHGALHARQQSEMRVRQFVADASHELRTPLASIRGYAELTRRGREETGPDTRHALGRIESEAGRMTLLVEDLLLLARLDAGRPLQHEQTDLVPLVIDAVSDARAAGRTHNWRLELPEEPALVSADAARLQQVMVNLFANARTHTPPGTTVTARVHRHGPWLCVDVQDDGPGIPPDLLPRVFERFARGDSSRSRASGSTGLGLAIVQAVAAAHEGAVTVDSVPGRTVFTLHLPAIHPGTSWQSHSQAQHSATTSVRQGA from the coding sequence ATGAGCGGACGACGACGGCCGCGAACGCAGAGGAGGCGAGCACGACAGCCGCGGACCCTGCGGTCGCGGCTCGTCGTCTCGGCGGTGGCGCTCATCGCCGTGGTCTGCGCCATGATCGGCACGGTCACGACCATCGCGCTGGACCGGCATCTGTACAAGCAGCTGGAATCGCAGGTCACGGACGCGGGCCGACGGCTCACGGGCCCTCCCGGAAACCTGCGGGGCGCGAACCCGGGCGATGCGAGCCAGGATCCCGGCAAGCCGAACGGTGACGGCGCGCCGGCTTCCCTTCCCGGCTCTTCCGACGAGAACAGGCTCGATGTCTTCGTCACCATGGGCGGGACACAGACGAAGACCATAGCGGCCCAGGTCGGCACGGACGGCGCGGTCGACGAGGCGGTCGTCGCCGCGGAACAGTCCAGCAGCAGCGTCGGCTTCCAGCGGATGAAGCCCGTCGCGCTCAACAACGCCCAGAAGGCCGCGCTCGCCTCCGTCGCCAAGGACGGCGACCCGCACACCACGGACATCCCGAGCCTGGGCGAGTACTACGTCATGTACGTGACCGGTGCTCATGGCAGCTACTACGTCGCCCTGCCCACCGCAGCCGTGAACAACACCGTCAACACCCTCATCCTCGTCGAGGCCAGCATCACCGGCGCCGGACTCGTCGCCGCCTCCATCGCGGGCACCGTGATCGTCGGCCTCGCCCTGCGTCCCCTGCGCAAGGTCGCCGCGACCGCCACCCGGGTCTCCGAACTCCCCCTGCACACCGGCGAGGTCACCCTCTACGAGCGGGTCCCGGAGTCCGAGTCCGATCCGCACACCGAGGTCGGGCAGGTCGGCGCCGCGCTCAACCGCATGCTCGACCACATCCACGGAGCGCTCCACGCACGCCAGCAGAGCGAGATGCGCGTACGGCAGTTCGTCGCCGACGCCAGCCACGAGCTGCGCACCCCGCTGGCCTCCATCCGCGGGTACGCCGAGCTGACCAGACGCGGCCGTGAGGAGACCGGGCCCGACACCCGGCACGCGCTCGGGCGGATCGAGTCCGAGGCCGGCCGGATGACCCTGCTCGTGGAGGACCTGCTGCTGCTCGCCCGGCTCGACGCCGGCAGGCCGCTCCAGCACGAGCAGACCGATCTCGTCCCCCTGGTGATCGACGCCGTCAGCGACGCGCGGGCCGCCGGGCGCACCCACAACTGGCGGCTCGAACTGCCCGAGGAGCCCGCGCTGGTGTCGGCGGACGCCGCACGCCTCCAGCAGGTCATGGTCAACCTCTTCGCCAACGCCCGCACGCACACCCCGCCGGGGACGACCGTCACCGCGCGCGTGCACCGGCACGGGCCGTGGCTGTGCGTGGACGTCCAGGACGACGGCCCGGGCATCCCGCCCGACCTGCTGCCCCGCGTCTTCGAACGGTTCGCGCGCGGAGATTCCTCCCGCTCGCGCGCCTCCGGATCGACCGGTCTCGGGCTCGCCATCGTGCAGGCCGTCGCGGCCGCGCACGAGGGCGCCGTGACCGTGGACAGCGTCCCCGGCAGGACCGTGTTCACCCTGCATCTGCCCGCGATCCACCCCGGAACATCGTGGCAATCGCACTCACAGGCACAGCACAGCGCCACCACATCGGTGCGACAGGGGGCCTGA
- a CDS encoding response regulator transcription factor has product MTTTSPQGRTELLRPDGSPVRVLVVDDELSITELLSMALRYEGWQIRSAGDGTGAVQTAREFRPDAVVLDMMLPDMDGLTVLGRLRRELPDVPVLFLTAKDAVEDRIAGLTAGGDDYVTKPFSLEEVVARLRGLIRRSGAADRRSESVLVVGDLTLDEDSHEVSRGGANIHLTATEFELLRFLMRNPRRVLSKAQILDRVWSYDFGGQANVVELYISYLRRKIDAGREPMIHTRRGAGYLIKPATS; this is encoded by the coding sequence ATGACCACGACCTCGCCCCAGGGGCGCACCGAACTGCTGAGGCCGGACGGGAGCCCCGTCCGGGTGCTTGTGGTGGACGACGAGCTGTCGATCACCGAGCTGCTGTCCATGGCCCTTCGCTACGAGGGCTGGCAGATCCGCAGCGCGGGTGACGGGACCGGCGCGGTGCAGACCGCGCGCGAGTTCCGGCCCGACGCCGTCGTGCTCGACATGATGCTGCCCGACATGGACGGACTGACGGTGCTCGGCCGGCTCCGCCGGGAGCTGCCCGATGTCCCGGTCCTGTTCCTGACGGCGAAGGACGCGGTCGAGGACCGGATCGCGGGTCTCACCGCCGGCGGCGACGACTACGTCACCAAGCCGTTCAGCCTGGAGGAGGTCGTGGCCCGGCTGCGCGGTCTGATCCGGCGTTCCGGCGCGGCCGACCGGCGGTCCGAGTCCGTGCTCGTCGTCGGAGACCTCACCCTGGACGAGGACAGCCACGAGGTGTCGCGCGGCGGGGCCAACATCCACCTCACCGCCACCGAGTTCGAGCTGCTGCGGTTCCTGATGCGCAATCCGCGCCGGGTGCTGAGCAAGGCGCAGATTCTCGACCGTGTGTGGTCGTACGACTTTGGCGGCCAGGCCAATGTGGTCGAGCTCTACATCTCGTATCTGCGCCGCAAGATCGACGCCGGGCGCGAGCCGATGATCCACACCCGGCGTGGGGCCGGATACCTGATCAAGCCCGCCACGTCATGA
- a CDS encoding amidohydrolase family protein → MPTAEHRDARDESLEVRGFWEGLGLPGLVDVHTHFMPERVLRKVWDYFDGLGELTGGIEWPIAYRADEDERLALIREFGVRAFTAMLYPHKAGMAEWLNSWAVDFARRTPDCLHTSTLFPEKGVEGYVREAVEAGTRVFKAHVQVGAYDPADELLDPAWGLIAEAGIPVVIHCGSGPSPGKYTGPGPAAAVLRRHPRLRFVFAHMGMPEYEDFLGLAERYEEVRLDTTMAFTDFSERLAPYPPGLLPRLADLGDRVLLGTDFPNIPYPYVHQLRALERLGLGDDWLRAVCFGNGARLFGLR, encoded by the coding sequence GTGCCGACGGCTGAGCACCGGGACGCGCGGGACGAGTCCCTGGAGGTGCGGGGCTTCTGGGAGGGGCTCGGACTGCCCGGACTCGTGGACGTCCACACGCACTTCATGCCCGAACGGGTCCTGCGCAAGGTGTGGGACTACTTCGACGGACTCGGTGAACTCACCGGAGGCATCGAGTGGCCCATCGCCTACCGCGCGGACGAGGACGAACGCCTGGCGCTGATCCGGGAGTTCGGAGTACGCGCCTTCACGGCGATGCTCTACCCGCACAAGGCCGGCATGGCCGAGTGGCTCAACTCCTGGGCCGTGGACTTCGCCCGCCGCACCCCCGACTGCCTGCACACCTCGACCCTGTTCCCCGAGAAGGGGGTCGAGGGTTACGTGCGCGAGGCGGTGGAGGCGGGCACACGCGTCTTCAAGGCGCACGTACAGGTGGGTGCGTACGACCCGGCGGACGAACTCCTCGACCCCGCCTGGGGGTTGATCGCCGAGGCGGGAATCCCCGTGGTGATCCACTGCGGTTCGGGGCCCTCGCCCGGCAAGTACACCGGCCCGGGACCGGCCGCGGCCGTCCTGCGCCGGCATCCCCGGCTGCGGTTCGTCTTCGCGCACATGGGGATGCCCGAGTACGAGGACTTCCTCGGCCTCGCCGAGCGGTACGAGGAGGTGCGGCTCGACACGACCATGGCGTTCACCGACTTCAGCGAGCGTCTCGCGCCGTACCCGCCGGGACTGCTGCCCCGCCTCGCGGACCTCGGGGACCGGGTGCTCCTCGGCACGGACTTCCCGAACATCCCGTACCCCTACGTCCACCAGCTGCGCGCGCTGGAACGGCTCGGGCTGGGCGACGACTGGCTGCGCGCCGTCTGCTTCGGCAACGGCGCCCGCCTCTTCGGCCTCCGCTGA
- a CDS encoding antibiotic biosynthesis monooxygenase → MSDHSDVPVAAHEPPYYAAVFTSVRREEDDGYGETAERMEELVQGIPGYLGMDHARSPGGLAITVGYFRDEDAIKEWSAHAEHRSAQRRGRSDWYERYTLHIARVERSHGFERADG, encoded by the coding sequence ATGAGCGATCACTCCGACGTGCCTGTCGCAGCCCACGAGCCCCCCTACTACGCCGCCGTGTTCACCTCCGTGCGCAGGGAGGAGGACGACGGGTACGGGGAGACCGCCGAACGGATGGAGGAGCTGGTGCAGGGCATCCCCGGCTACCTGGGGATGGATCACGCCCGGAGCCCGGGCGGACTGGCCATCACCGTCGGGTACTTTCGGGACGAGGACGCCATCAAGGAGTGGAGTGCGCACGCCGAGCACCGGTCGGCACAGCGGCGCGGCCGGTCCGACTGGTACGAGCGCTACACCCTGCACATCGCCAGGGTCGAGCGGAGCCACGGGTTCGAACGTGCCGACGGCTGA